In the Mytilus trossulus isolate FHL-02 chromosome 1, PNRI_Mtr1.1.1.hap1, whole genome shotgun sequence genome, one interval contains:
- the LOC134706346 gene encoding histone H1-delta-like produces MSDAPAPVVKTPAKSPKKKAAAKPKKVATHPKYSEMVGKAISALKERGGSSRQAILKYILANFSVGSDAKTVNTHLKLALKSGVKSNSLKQSKGTGASGSFKIGEVAKPAKKPAKKVVKPKAAKPKKAKTPTKKTAAKKPAAKKPAGEKKAAKPKAKKPAAKKPAAKPAAKSAKKATKSPKKTKAAAKPKKAKTPKKK; encoded by the coding sequence atgtctgacgcaccagcaccagtagtaaagaccccagctaagtcaccaaagaagaaagctgcagctaaaccaaagaaagtagctactcatccaaaatacagcgagatggtcggaaaggctatatctgctttgaaagagcgtggaggctccagccgtcaagccatcctcaagtatatcttagcaaacttcagcgttggtagcgatgcaaaaacagtcaacactcacttgaagttagctctgaaatcaggagtgaagagcaatagcttgaaacagtcgaagggtaccggcgcttctggaagctttaagattggggaagtagctaaaccagctaagaaaccagcaaagaaagtagttaaacctaaagcagccaagccaaagaaggcaaagacacctaccaaaaagactgccgcaaagaaacctgcagcaaagaaaccagcaggtgaaaagaaagcagctaaaccaaaagcaaagaagccagctgcaaagaaacctgctgcaaaacctgctgccaaatctgcaaagaaagccacaaaatctcccaagaagacaaaggctgcagctaaaccaaagaaggcaaagacaccaaagaagaagtaa